In Thermococcus bergensis, one DNA window encodes the following:
- a CDS encoding IS6-like element ISPfu5 family transposase, with amino-acid sequence MRTETIIYLLVSVLKTFRRNKIPAKKKTRAINLYLHGLSYRQVGTILEISHTTVWETVQKFAKAVYQPKILAVKKQRNFIAIDETVIKINGQKRFLWAAIDVESKEILAVWITSVRNWWIARDFILVVLKSCEGQPIFLVDKGPWYKSAFKSLGLDYLHVTFGPRNCVERWFRTVKERTKRFWNNFRARDWRRVHRFVFLFSFWYNFVRIHSRFGGPPGDVTEWLQEVIPQLS; translated from the coding sequence ATGAGGACTGAAACCATTATTTACTTACTGGTTTCAGTCTTAAAAACCTTTCGCCGGAACAAAATCCCAGCAAAAAAGAAAACCAGGGCAATAAACCTGTACCTGCACGGACTAAGTTACAGACAGGTAGGAACAATCCTCGAAATCAGCCACACAACAGTCTGGGAAACAGTCCAAAAATTCGCGAAAGCAGTTTACCAGCCGAAAATCCTCGCAGTCAAAAAACAGAGAAACTTCATCGCAATTGACGAGACAGTGATAAAGATCAACGGCCAGAAGAGATTTCTCTGGGCTGCAATCGACGTTGAGAGCAAAGAAATCCTAGCAGTATGGATTACAAGCGTTAGGAACTGGTGGATTGCCAGGGACTTCATTCTAGTTGTTTTGAAATCCTGCGAGGGACAGCCAATTTTCCTGGTTGACAAAGGGCCGTGGTATAAATCAGCGTTTAAATCTCTCGGGCTGGATTATCTGCATGTGACTTTCGGGCCGAGGAACTGTGTTGAGCGCTGGTTTAGGACTGTTAAAGAGAGAACAAAGCGTTTCTGGAATAACTTCAGGGCTAGAGACTGGAGGAGGGTTCACAGGTTTGTTTTTCTGTTTTCATTCTGGTATAATTTTGTTAGAATTCATTCTCGGTTTGGTGGACCGCCTGGTGATGTGACTGAATGGCTTCAGGAGGTGATACCCCAGTTATCCTGA
- the minD gene encoding cell division ATPase MinD, which translates to MGRSIVFASGKGGTGKTTTLANVGVALAQFGKEVIVIDADITMANLSLILGMEDIPITLHDVLSGEADLRDAVYEGPAGVKVIPGGLSLEKIKKVKNPEKLKELIREISSMADFVLIDAPAGLEMTSITALLIGKELILVTNPEISAITDSLKTKLVAEKLGTLPLGTVLNRVTNEKTELTREEIEAILEVPVLAVIPEDPEVKRASAYGIPLVIKNPTSPGAIAYKQLAAKLAGVRYAPPEPENPIKRVFKALFGGERR; encoded by the coding sequence TTGGGAAGGTCTATTGTTTTTGCCTCTGGAAAAGGTGGCACAGGTAAAACCACAACACTAGCAAATGTTGGTGTCGCGTTGGCACAGTTTGGAAAGGAAGTCATAGTAATTGATGCAGATATTACTATGGCAAACCTGAGCTTAATTCTCGGTATGGAAGATATTCCGATAACGCTCCACGATGTTCTATCAGGAGAGGCGGATCTTAGAGATGCCGTCTACGAAGGGCCAGCAGGTGTTAAAGTCATTCCAGGTGGGCTAAGCCTTGAGAAAATAAAGAAGGTAAAGAACCCGGAAAAGCTGAAGGAGCTCATAAGAGAGATATCATCAATGGCAGATTTTGTTTTAATCGATGCCCCTGCAGGTCTTGAGATGACTTCAATTACCGCCCTGCTTATAGGAAAGGAACTTATTTTGGTAACAAATCCGGAGATTTCTGCGATTACCGACTCCCTTAAAACGAAACTTGTAGCAGAAAAACTTGGAACTCTCCCCTTGGGAACTGTTCTAAACAGGGTAACAAATGAAAAAACAGAACTAACCAGAGAGGAAATCGAGGCCATCTTGGAAGTTCCGGTGCTTGCAGTAATACCCGAAGACCCAGAAGTAAAAAGGGCCAGTGCCTATGGAATCCCCCTTGTTATCAAAAATCCAACGTCCCCGGGAGCGATAGCTTATAAGCAGCTCGCTGCGAAGCTTGCAGGGGTTAGGTATGCACCTCCGGAACCGGAAAATCCGATAAAGAGGGTATTTAAAGCTCTGTTTGGGGGAGAAAGGAGATGA
- a CDS encoding slipin family protein: MAFEWIVYVVILVFILVFLSSAIKIVKEYERAVIFRLGRVVGARGPGLFFIIPIFEKAVIVDLRTQVLDVPVQETITKDNVPVRVNAVVYFRVVDPVKAVTQVKNFIMATSQISQTTLRSVIGQAHLDELLSEREKLNRELQRIIDEATDPWGIKVTAVEIKDVELPAGMQRAMARQAEAERERRARITLAEAERQAAEKLREAAEIISEHPMALQLRTLQTISDVASDKSNVIVLTLPMEMLKLFRSLSDTAEVAKKKLEEEQE; the protein is encoded by the coding sequence ATGGCCTTTGAGTGGATTGTGTATGTTGTTATTTTAGTTTTTATTTTGGTGTTTTTGTCCTCAGCTATAAAGATAGTAAAGGAATACGAAAGAGCAGTAATCTTCAGGCTTGGTAGGGTTGTTGGAGCAAGGGGCCCAGGATTGTTCTTCATAATCCCAATATTCGAAAAAGCCGTGATAGTTGATTTAAGAACTCAAGTTTTGGATGTTCCAGTTCAAGAAACAATAACAAAGGACAACGTTCCGGTAAGGGTTAACGCAGTGGTTTACTTTAGAGTTGTTGACCCGGTAAAGGCTGTTACTCAGGTTAAGAACTTCATAATGGCAACGTCCCAAATTTCCCAGACGACCCTGAGAAGTGTAATTGGCCAAGCACATCTGGATGAGCTCCTCAGCGAGAGAGAAAAGCTCAACAGAGAACTGCAGAGGATAATCGACGAAGCAACAGACCCATGGGGAATAAAAGTTACAGCAGTGGAGATAAAAGATGTCGAGCTTCCAGCGGGAATGCAAAGAGCTATGGCAAGACAGGCAGAGGCAGAGAGAGAAAGGAGAGCAAGGATTACACTTGCTGAGGCAGAAAGACAGGCTGCCGAGAAGCTTAGAGAAGCTGCAGAGATTATCTCTGAGCATCCAATGGCGCTCCAGCTTAGAACCCTGCAAACAATAAGTGACGTAGCAAGCGATAAGAGCAACGTTATAGTACTAACACTCCCGATGGAAATGTTGAAGCTGTTCAGGAGCCTTTCTGATACTGCTGAAGTCGCAAAGAAGAAATTAGAAGAGGAACAAGAGTAG
- a CDS encoding NfeD family protein — translation MRKIIFISLLLLIFLGPALAEAKTVYVAQIKGEITPYTYDQFDRYISEAEKANANAIIILLDTPGGRADAMQNIIERIKSADVPVITYVYPPGAMAASAGTYIALGSHLIAMAPGTSIGACRPILGYSQNGSIIEAPPKVVNFYISYIKSLAKASGRNETIAEKFITEDLAIDPEEALKYGVIEVIANDVNELLEKADGMKTKVPVRGEYVTLDLKGAEVRYLEPSLKDRVITYITDPAVAYVLLTLGIWALVLGFLSPGWHVPETAGAIMIVLAIIGLGYFGYRSAGLLLIILAVIFFIAEALTPTFGLFTVAGFITFVLGSIMLFSGGGGVDYLVSREVYSQIRLIIVTIGVLLALFFAFGMAAVIKAHRRKAQTGKEEMIGLSGEVVEPLAPEGLVRVRGELWKARSRDGELIHIGEKVKVVEMDGLKLIVVREKEKKDERENTDEVK, via the coding sequence ATGAGAAAAATCATTTTTATCTCTCTGCTTCTGCTCATATTCTTGGGCCCAGCGCTAGCTGAAGCAAAAACCGTTTACGTTGCTCAAATAAAAGGTGAGATAACTCCCTACACATACGATCAGTTCGACAGGTACATAAGCGAGGCTGAGAAGGCAAATGCGAATGCCATAATAATTCTTCTTGACACTCCCGGTGGTAGAGCGGATGCGATGCAAAACATAATCGAGAGAATAAAATCTGCTGATGTTCCTGTTATAACCTACGTTTATCCACCTGGAGCTATGGCGGCCTCCGCTGGAACATATATTGCCCTGGGTTCACATTTAATAGCCATGGCACCCGGAACAAGCATCGGTGCGTGCAGACCTATTTTAGGCTATTCCCAAAATGGAAGCATTATAGAGGCTCCTCCAAAGGTCGTTAACTTTTACATCTCCTACATAAAGAGCCTTGCAAAGGCCAGTGGAAGAAATGAAACAATAGCAGAAAAGTTCATAACGGAGGATTTGGCCATAGATCCCGAAGAAGCCCTAAAGTATGGAGTTATTGAGGTTATTGCAAACGATGTAAATGAGCTCTTGGAAAAAGCAGATGGTATGAAAACCAAGGTCCCCGTAAGGGGCGAGTACGTTACTTTAGATCTTAAAGGGGCTGAAGTTAGATATCTAGAACCGAGTTTAAAGGATAGGGTGATAACATACATCACCGACCCAGCAGTTGCCTACGTTCTCTTAACACTCGGCATATGGGCTCTTGTTTTGGGATTCTTGAGTCCGGGGTGGCACGTTCCAGAAACGGCTGGAGCAATAATGATTGTCCTGGCTATAATAGGCCTCGGGTACTTCGGCTACAGGAGTGCGGGTTTGCTGCTGATAATCCTTGCGGTGATATTCTTTATAGCAGAAGCCCTAACGCCTACTTTCGGTCTCTTTACAGTTGCTGGCTTTATAACGTTTGTTTTGGGCAGCATAATGCTCTTCAGTGGGGGTGGGGGAGTGGACTATCTTGTTTCAAGGGAAGTTTATTCCCAGATTAGGTTGATAATAGTGACAATAGGTGTACTGCTCGCCTTGTTCTTTGCCTTTGGAATGGCAGCTGTGATAAAGGCTCATAGAAGGAAGGCACAAACCGGGAAGGAAGAGATGATAGGTCTCTCGGGTGAAGTTGTGGAACCTTTAGCCCCAGAGGGGTTGGTAAGAGTCAGAGGAGAGCTTTGGAAGGCAAGAAGCAGGGATGGTGAACTAATACATATCGGCGAGAAGGTTAAGGTTGTTGAAATGGATGGACTCAAACTTATCGTGGTTAGGGAAAAAGAGAAAAAGGATGAAAGGGAAAATACTGATGAGGTGAAGTAG